In the Nitrospirota bacterium genome, one interval contains:
- the alaS gene encoding alanine--tRNA ligase: protein MNSSDIRKLFIDFFKEKGHKALPSSPLLPVDDPTLLFTNAGMVQFKSIFLGDVESQHKRAVTVQKCLRAGGKHNDLENVGRTARHHTFFEMLGNFSFGDYFKREACEWAWEFLTEKVHLPADKLMITVFNDDDEAAEIWQKHIGIPANQIFRLGEKDNFWQMGDTGPCGPCSEILIDQGPEMGCGKPGCMVGCDCDRYLEIWNLVFMQYNRDTAGKLHPLPKPSIDTGMGLERLAAVLQGKTNNFDSDLFMPIIKYVEGISGKKYGKDKANDVSMRVIADHIRSSAFVLSEGLVPSNEGRGYVLRRIIRRAARHGLMLGIKGPFLHDVLDAVYKMMSGPYSELNENIGMSKKVLKFEEERFAHTLSSGMDLLDKVINEVRASGKETIPGTELFKLYDTFGFPLDLAKDIAEDNGLKIDEKGFNEEMELQKTKARASWVGGGEEVSGIYKEIETLVGATEFTGYDAPDKTESVVKAMIKNGALIKEAKEGEEVEVVLDRTPFYGESGGQVGDTGMMEHGEGLLKLEVINAKRTHNLILHSVRIIKGTLRPDMYVKPVIDEERRASVKRNHTATHILHAALKEVLGDHIKQAGSFVAPDRLRFDFNHFFAMDEREIKEVERIVNEKIIRNMPVHVSETSLNNAIAHGVVALFGEKYGETVRVVKAGNYSAELCGGTHCSATGDIGPFKIISEGSAAAGIRRIEALTGFSAHKFINDEEDELKKTAGLLKATPLNVADKVRKALSDLKLLEKEMEKLRSSSASNDIESILGKTVEIDGIKVLAHKIDGLDMKTLRDLADKLKDKMNSGVIVLGSILNGQASYVSLVTKDLASRFHAGNILKSVTGGKGGGRADMAQGGTKDIDGIDMAISSVPDIIKGETK from the coding sequence GGCGCTTCCAAGCTCCCCTCTTTTGCCTGTTGATGACCCTACACTTTTATTCACCAACGCAGGTATGGTCCAGTTCAAATCCATCTTTCTGGGCGATGTGGAGAGCCAGCACAAACGGGCTGTGACCGTTCAGAAGTGCCTGAGGGCGGGCGGCAAGCACAATGACCTTGAGAATGTCGGAAGGACGGCAAGGCACCATACCTTCTTTGAGATGTTAGGCAACTTCTCATTCGGCGATTATTTCAAGAGAGAGGCGTGTGAATGGGCTTGGGAATTTCTAACTGAAAAGGTTCATCTCCCTGCTGACAAGCTGATGATAACCGTTTTCAATGATGACGACGAGGCTGCGGAGATATGGCAGAAGCATATAGGAATACCTGCCAACCAGATATTCAGGCTCGGAGAGAAGGACAACTTCTGGCAGATGGGCGACACAGGGCCGTGCGGGCCGTGCTCTGAGATACTGATAGACCAGGGGCCGGAGATGGGATGCGGAAAGCCCGGCTGCATGGTTGGATGCGACTGCGACAGATACCTTGAGATATGGAACCTCGTATTTATGCAGTACAACAGGGATACGGCAGGCAAACTTCACCCGCTGCCCAAGCCGAGCATTGACACAGGCATGGGGCTTGAGAGGCTTGCCGCTGTGCTGCAGGGAAAGACGAATAACTTTGACTCTGACCTATTCATGCCGATCATAAAATATGTTGAAGGTATTTCAGGTAAAAAATACGGGAAAGATAAAGCAAACGATGTCTCTATGAGGGTCATAGCCGACCATATAAGGTCATCGGCATTCGTGCTTTCAGAGGGGCTTGTGCCTTCAAATGAAGGAAGAGGTTATGTCTTAAGAAGGATCATAAGAAGGGCTGCAAGGCACGGGCTCATGTTAGGCATCAAGGGGCCGTTCCTGCATGATGTGCTTGACGCGGTATATAAGATGATGTCCGGCCCGTATTCTGAACTGAATGAAAATATCGGGATGAGCAAAAAGGTCCTTAAGTTTGAAGAAGAGAGATTCGCGCACACACTCTCTTCAGGCATGGATCTGCTGGACAAGGTAATTAATGAGGTAAGGGCATCGGGCAAAGAGACGATACCGGGCACCGAACTCTTTAAACTTTATGACACATTCGGATTTCCGCTTGACCTTGCGAAGGACATTGCTGAAGACAACGGACTGAAGATAGATGAAAAAGGTTTTAATGAGGAGATGGAGCTTCAGAAGACAAAGGCGCGCGCATCATGGGTCGGCGGCGGAGAGGAAGTTTCAGGCATATACAAAGAGATAGAAACTCTTGTCGGAGCCACTGAATTCACAGGCTATGACGCTCCTGATAAAACAGAGAGCGTGGTCAAGGCGATGATAAAGAACGGCGCCCTCATCAAAGAAGCAAAAGAAGGTGAAGAGGTTGAGGTAGTTTTAGACAGGACACCGTTCTACGGCGAATCAGGCGGACAGGTGGGCGATACCGGCATGATGGAGCATGGCGAAGGGCTATTGAAACTTGAGGTGATTAATGCAAAAAGAACCCACAACCTTATCCTGCATTCAGTAAGAATAATCAAAGGCACGTTAAGGCCTGACATGTATGTGAAGCCTGTTATAGATGAAGAGAGAAGAGCATCTGTCAAACGCAATCATACAGCCACGCATATTCTGCATGCGGCTCTGAAGGAAGTGTTAGGCGACCATATAAAACAGGCAGGCTCGTTTGTAGCGCCTGACCGGCTGAGGTTTGACTTCAACCACTTCTTTGCCATGGATGAAAGGGAGATCAAAGAGGTCGAGCGGATAGTGAATGAAAAGATAATCAGGAATATGCCTGTCCATGTCTCTGAGACATCGCTTAACAATGCGATAGCACACGGAGTGGTGGCGCTCTTTGGTGAAAAATACGGAGAGACTGTCAGGGTCGTAAAGGCGGGAAATTACTCTGCCGAACTGTGCGGGGGAACGCACTGCAGCGCGACAGGTGATATCGGCCCGTTCAAGATAATCTCTGAAGGAAGCGCGGCAGCAGGCATAAGAAGAATAGAGGCGCTGACAGGATTTTCCGCGCATAAGTTCATTAATGACGAGGAAGACGAGCTTAAAAAGACGGCAGGGCTTCTTAAGGCAACCCCTCTTAATGTAGCAGATAAAGTGCGCAAGGCCTTAAGCGACCTCAAGCTGCTTGAAAAAGAGATGGAAAAGCTGAGGAGCAGTTCAGCCTCTAATGATATAGAGAGCATCCTTGGAAAGACGGTTGAGATAGACGGCATAAAGGTGCTTGCGCACAAGATCGACGGGCTTGATATGAAGACGCTCAGAGACCTGGCGGACAAGCTGAAAGATAAGATGAACTCAGGTGTCATAGTCCTCGGCTCCATACTGAACGGCCAGGCATCATATGTATCCCTCGTAACAAAAGACCTCGCCTCGCGTTTCCACGCGGGGAACATATTAAAGAGCGTCACCGGCGGCAAGGGCGGCGGCAGGGCTGATATGGCTCAGGGCGGGACAAAAGATATCGATGGAATTGATATGGCAATCTCCTC